From the Vallicoccus soli genome, one window contains:
- a CDS encoding ABC transporter permease, whose protein sequence is MSTVQAPGAPEAPQRPAERGGAVVGRSLRGPVTLLVLGLLAVLAFGLGSDAGATSRFGLSAPDDLVELPELALPTRATATLLAVAGVVLALLALRRALAGRPAARWSGPAYGLALVLSFLVWAVADEAVSLVNLLQGSLLLAVPLVFGAMGGVLCERAGVVNIAIEGQLLGGAFLSAVVATLLGTPYAGLVAAPVAGLAVAALLALFAIRYAVDQVIVGVVLNVLVTGVTSFLYGRLLSPEADTWNSPDTFQRIEVPVLGDIPLVGPILFDQSIIVYLMYATVVVIHVALFHSRWGLRVRAVGEHPKAADTVGIDVNRTRWRNVLLGGLVAGLGGAYFTLGAVGAFGKEMTAGQGFIALAALIFGRWSPLGALAAALLFGFANQLQSVLGILGTPIPSDLMLMAPYLATLFAVAGLVGKVRAPAADGVPYKP, encoded by the coding sequence GTGAGCACCGTCCAGGCACCCGGGGCGCCCGAGGCGCCGCAGCGCCCCGCCGAGCGCGGCGGCGCGGTCGTCGGCCGCTCCCTGCGCGGGCCGGTCACCCTGCTCGTGCTCGGCCTCCTCGCCGTCCTCGCCTTCGGGCTGGGCTCGGACGCCGGCGCGACGAGCCGCTTCGGGCTCTCCGCGCCCGACGACCTCGTCGAGCTGCCCGAGCTCGCCCTGCCGACCCGGGCCACCGCGACGCTGCTCGCGGTGGCCGGCGTCGTGCTCGCCCTCCTGGCGCTGCGCCGGGCGCTCGCCGGCCGGCCCGCGGCGCGCTGGAGCGGCCCGGCGTACGGGCTGGCGCTCGTCCTGTCCTTCCTCGTCTGGGCGGTCGCCGACGAGGCCGTGAGCCTGGTCAACCTGCTCCAGGGCTCGCTGCTGCTCGCCGTCCCGCTCGTCTTCGGCGCGATGGGCGGCGTGCTCTGCGAGCGCGCCGGCGTCGTCAACATCGCCATCGAGGGCCAGCTGCTCGGCGGGGCGTTCCTGTCCGCCGTCGTCGCGACGCTGCTCGGCACCCCGTACGCCGGCCTCGTCGCCGCCCCCGTCGCGGGCCTCGCGGTCGCGGCGCTGCTGGCGCTCTTCGCGATCCGCTACGCCGTCGACCAGGTCATCGTCGGCGTCGTGCTCAACGTGCTCGTCACCGGCGTGACGAGCTTCCTCTACGGCCGGCTGCTCTCGCCCGAGGCCGACACCTGGAACAGCCCCGACACGTTCCAGCGGATCGAGGTGCCGGTGCTCGGGGACATCCCGCTCGTCGGGCCGATCCTCTTCGACCAGTCGATCATCGTCTACCTCATGTACGCCACCGTCGTGGTCATCCACGTGGCGCTGTTCCACTCCCGCTGGGGCCTGCGGGTCCGCGCGGTCGGGGAGCACCCCAAGGCGGCGGACACGGTCGGCATCGACGTCAACCGGACCCGCTGGCGCAACGTGCTGCTCGGCGGGCTCGTGGCGGGGCTCGGCGGCGCGTACTTCACCCTCGGCGCGGTCGGGGCGTTCGGCAAGGAGATGACGGCGGGGCAGGGCTTCATCGCCCTCGCCGCGCTCATCTTCGGCCGGTGGAGCCCGCTCGGCGCGCTGGCCGCGGCGCTGCTCTTCGGCTTCGCGAACCAGCTGCAGAGCGTCCTGGGCATCCTCGGCACGCCGATCCCGAGCGACCTCATGCTCATGGCCCCCTACCTCGCCACGCTCTTCGCGGTCGCCGGCCTCGTCGGGAAGGTCCGCGCGCCGGCGGCCGACGGCGTGCCGTACAAGCCGTGA
- a CDS encoding cytidine deaminase: MSGPGRPEVDWDALRAAAREVMGRAYAPYSRFPVGAAALVDDGRVVVGCNVENAGYGVTLCAECGLVSSLVAGGGGRLVAFTCVDARGATIMPCGRCRQLLWEHGGAGLLVETPDGVRPMAEVLPWAFGPEDLGRVQG, translated from the coding sequence GTGAGCGGGCCGGGCCGCCCCGAGGTGGACTGGGACGCGCTGCGCGCGGCGGCGCGCGAGGTCATGGGGCGGGCGTACGCGCCCTACTCCCGCTTCCCCGTCGGCGCGGCGGCGCTCGTCGACGACGGGCGCGTCGTCGTCGGGTGCAACGTGGAGAACGCGGGCTACGGCGTGACGCTGTGCGCGGAGTGCGGGCTCGTGTCCTCGCTCGTCGCGGGCGGCGGCGGGCGGCTCGTCGCCTTCACCTGCGTCGACGCGCGCGGGGCGACGATCATGCCGTGCGGGCGCTGCCGGCAGCTGCTGTGGGAGCACGGCGGCGCCGGGCTGCTCGTGGAGACCCCCGACGGGGTGCGGCCGATGGCCGAGGTGCTGCCGTGGGCCTTCGGGCCCGAGGACCTGGGGAGGGTGCAGGGATGA
- a CDS encoding cupin domain-containing protein, with product MPQPIPAPARIPVPGGKVIDEYVGRVATGTDGVSVARMQAPAGWDEPAQTPRFDEVTVVLAGSVVVEHDGGRLEVPAGQAVLTRAGERVRYSAGPDGADYVAVCLPAFAPDLAQRED from the coding sequence GTGCCCCAGCCCATCCCCGCGCCGGCGCGGATCCCCGTCCCCGGCGGCAAGGTCATCGACGAGTACGTCGGCCGCGTCGCCACCGGCACCGACGGCGTCTCGGTCGCGCGCATGCAGGCGCCGGCCGGGTGGGACGAGCCCGCGCAGACCCCGCGCTTCGACGAGGTGACCGTGGTGCTGGCCGGCAGCGTCGTCGTGGAGCACGACGGCGGGCGGCTCGAGGTCCCCGCCGGGCAGGCCGTCCTCACCCGGGCGGGCGAGCGGGTGCGCTACTCCGCCGGGCCCGACGGCGCGGACTACGTCGCCGTGTGCCTGCCGGCGTTCGCGCCCGACCTGGCGCAGCGGGAGGACTGA
- a CDS encoding ABC transporter permease subunit, with product MSTTATETRTPTATGGTGHLLRAEVLRFRSRRFVRLLLALGLLGLVAGTVVAWTQFAPASPGQLAAAQQQLEQQVERDRAFWEDCLADPPPDLPAGADPQEYCGTEPTVENYSLDWFIDKAPFQVADQLPTGAIAVGVVTAALLFLVGATYVGADWSSRSMVALLFWEPRRMRVVAVKALVVVLAAVLVAAVAQALWVGAGFLLGAARGTTDVPPGFWGDLLGDQGRLVLLGVLAAHIGFSATNLFRDTGATLGAAFLYLVVVENAVRVLRPRWEEWLLTKNVEALSSDGGAVVYLYDDTTGQSREVLVSSLHGALVLGGVCAVLLVLSTWLFQRRDLH from the coding sequence ATGAGCACGACGGCCACGGAGACCCGTACGCCTACCGCCACCGGCGGCACCGGGCACCTGCTGCGGGCGGAGGTGCTGCGCTTCCGGTCGCGGCGGTTCGTGCGCCTGCTCCTCGCGCTCGGCCTGCTGGGCCTGGTCGCCGGCACCGTCGTCGCCTGGACGCAGTTCGCGCCCGCGTCGCCGGGGCAGCTCGCCGCCGCGCAGCAGCAGCTGGAGCAGCAGGTGGAGCGGGACCGGGCGTTCTGGGAGGACTGCCTGGCGGACCCCCCGCCGGACCTGCCGGCGGGCGCGGACCCGCAGGAGTACTGCGGCACCGAGCCGACGGTCGAGAACTACAGCCTCGACTGGTTCATCGACAAGGCGCCCTTCCAGGTCGCCGACCAGCTGCCGACCGGCGCCATCGCCGTCGGCGTCGTGACGGCGGCGCTGCTGTTCCTCGTCGGGGCGACGTACGTCGGCGCGGACTGGTCGAGCCGCTCCATGGTCGCCCTGCTCTTCTGGGAGCCGCGGCGCATGCGCGTCGTCGCGGTGAAGGCGCTCGTCGTCGTGCTGGCCGCGGTGCTCGTCGCGGCCGTCGCGCAGGCGCTGTGGGTCGGCGCCGGCTTCCTGCTGGGCGCCGCCCGCGGCACCACGGACGTGCCGCCGGGGTTCTGGGGCGACCTGCTCGGCGACCAGGGCCGCCTGGTCCTGCTCGGGGTGCTCGCCGCGCACATCGGCTTCTCCGCGACCAACCTGTTCCGCGACACGGGGGCGACGCTGGGCGCGGCGTTCCTCTACCTCGTCGTGGTGGAGAACGCCGTGCGGGTGCTGCGCCCGCGCTGGGAGGAGTGGCTGCTCACCAAGAACGTCGAGGCGCTCTCGAGCGACGGCGGGGCGGTGGTCTACCTCTACGACGACACCACGGGCCAGTCCCGGGAGGTCCTCGTGAGCAGCCTGCACGGCGCGCTGGTGCTCGGCGGGGTCTGCGCGGTGCTGCTCGTGCTCAGCACCTGGCTGTTCCAGCGCCGCGACCTGCACTGA
- a CDS encoding adenosine deaminase: MPTPSASDGTPAPPTPEQVLRAPKVLLHDHLDGGLRPATVVELADAAGYDRLPTQDPVALGQWFVDAADSGSLERYLETFAHTVGVMQGADALARVASECAQDLAADGVVYAEVRFAPELHVEGGLALEEVVEAVDAGFREGEAAAAARGRTVRVGTLLTAMRHAARSREIAELAVRYRDRGVVGFDIAGAEAGFPPTRHLDAFEYLRRENAHFTIHAGEAFGLPSIWEALQWCGADRLGHGVRIIDDIAVDGDDVRLGRLASYVRDKRIPLEMCPSSNVQTGAAPSIAEHPIGLLRRLSFRVTVNTDNRLMSGTSMSREMGLLVEHFGYGLRDLQWLTINAMKSAFLPFDERLALIDGVIKPGYAALG; this comes from the coding sequence ATGCCCACCCCGAGCGCCTCCGACGGCACCCCCGCGCCCCCGACGCCGGAGCAGGTGCTGCGCGCGCCCAAGGTCCTGCTGCACGACCACCTCGACGGCGGGCTGCGCCCCGCGACGGTCGTGGAGCTCGCCGACGCCGCCGGCTACGACCGGCTGCCCACGCAGGACCCCGTCGCGCTCGGGCAGTGGTTCGTCGACGCCGCCGACTCCGGCTCCCTCGAGCGCTACCTCGAGACGTTCGCGCACACGGTCGGGGTGATGCAGGGCGCCGACGCGCTCGCCCGGGTCGCGAGCGAGTGCGCGCAGGACCTCGCGGCCGACGGCGTCGTCTACGCCGAGGTGCGCTTCGCCCCCGAGCTGCACGTCGAGGGCGGGCTCGCGCTCGAGGAGGTCGTCGAGGCCGTCGACGCCGGCTTCCGCGAGGGCGAGGCGGCCGCCGCGGCCCGCGGGCGCACCGTCCGCGTCGGCACCCTGCTCACCGCCATGCGCCACGCCGCCCGCTCCCGCGAGATCGCCGAGCTCGCCGTGCGCTACCGCGACCGCGGCGTCGTCGGCTTCGACATCGCCGGGGCCGAGGCCGGCTTCCCGCCCACCCGCCACCTCGACGCCTTCGAGTACCTCCGCCGCGAGAACGCCCACTTCACCATCCACGCCGGCGAGGCGTTCGGCCTGCCCTCGATCTGGGAGGCGCTGCAGTGGTGCGGCGCCGACCGGCTCGGGCACGGCGTGCGCATCATCGACGACATCGCCGTCGACGGCGACGACGTGCGCCTCGGCCGCCTCGCGTCGTACGTCCGCGACAAGCGCATCCCGCTGGAGATGTGCCCGTCGTCCAACGTGCAGACGGGCGCCGCGCCCTCGATCGCCGAGCACCCGATCGGCCTGCTGCGCCGCCTGTCGTTCCGCGTCACCGTCAACACCGACAACCGGCTCATGAGCGGCACCTCGATGTCCCGCGAGATGGGACTGCTCGTCGAGCACTTCGGCTACGGCCTGCGCGACCTGCAGTGGCTCACCATCAACGCCATGAAGTCCGCGTTCCTGCCGTTCGACGAGCGGCTCGCGCTCATCGACGGGGTCATCAAGCCGGGGTACGCGGCGCTGGGCTGA
- a CDS encoding thymidine phosphorylase: MSEAHDAVDVIRTKRDGGRLSASQIDWVVDAYTRGAVADEQMSALAMAVLLRGMDREEVARWTAAMIASGRRLDFSGLGRPTADKHSTGGVGDKVTLPLAPLVAACGVAVPQLSGRGLGHTGGTLDKLESVPGWRATLTHEEVLTQLRDVGAVVCAASDDLAPADRKLYALRDVTGTVEAIPLIASSIMSKKIAEGTGALVLDVKVGSGAFMKSVDDARELARTMVALGEDAGVRTVALLTAMDRPLGRTAGNALEVRESVEVLAGGGPADVVELTVTLAREMLAAAGVDGVDPVDRLRDGSAMDAWRRMLAAQGGDPDAPLPTARETHQVLAPADGVLTALDAYAVGVAAWRLGAGRARKEDPVQAGAGVEWHAVPGEAVRGGQPLLTLHTDEPARFDRALEALQGAYLVAPEGARPDLLPLVVERVAP; the protein is encoded by the coding sequence ATGAGCGAGGCGCACGACGCGGTCGACGTGATCCGGACCAAGCGCGACGGGGGCCGGCTCTCGGCGTCGCAGATCGACTGGGTCGTCGACGCGTACACCCGCGGCGCCGTCGCCGACGAGCAGATGTCGGCGCTCGCCATGGCCGTGCTGCTGCGCGGGATGGACCGCGAGGAGGTCGCGCGCTGGACCGCGGCGATGATCGCGAGCGGGCGGCGCCTCGACTTCTCCGGCCTCGGCCGGCCCACCGCCGACAAGCACTCCACCGGCGGCGTCGGCGACAAGGTGACGCTGCCGCTGGCGCCCCTCGTCGCCGCCTGCGGGGTGGCCGTGCCGCAGCTGTCCGGCCGCGGGCTCGGGCACACCGGCGGCACCCTCGACAAGCTGGAGTCGGTGCCCGGCTGGCGCGCGACGCTCACCCACGAGGAGGTCCTCACCCAGCTGCGCGACGTCGGCGCCGTGGTGTGCGCGGCCAGCGACGACCTCGCGCCCGCGGACCGCAAGCTCTACGCGCTGCGCGACGTCACGGGCACGGTCGAGGCGATCCCGCTCATCGCCAGCTCGATCATGAGCAAGAAGATCGCCGAGGGCACCGGCGCCCTCGTGCTCGACGTCAAGGTCGGCTCGGGCGCGTTCATGAAGTCCGTGGACGACGCGCGCGAGCTGGCCCGGACGATGGTGGCGCTCGGCGAGGACGCCGGCGTGCGCACGGTCGCGCTGCTCACCGCCATGGACCGCCCGCTCGGGCGCACCGCCGGCAACGCGCTCGAGGTGCGCGAGTCCGTCGAGGTGCTCGCCGGCGGCGGCCCCGCCGACGTCGTGGAGCTCACCGTCACCCTCGCCCGGGAGATGCTCGCCGCTGCCGGCGTCGACGGGGTGGACCCCGTCGACCGGCTGCGCGACGGCAGCGCGATGGACGCCTGGCGGCGCATGCTCGCCGCCCAGGGCGGCGACCCCGACGCGCCGCTGCCGACCGCCCGCGAGACGCACCAGGTGCTCGCGCCGGCCGACGGCGTGCTGACGGCCCTCGACGCGTACGCCGTCGGCGTCGCCGCCTGGCGCCTCGGCGCCGGCCGCGCCCGCAAGGAGGACCCGGTGCAGGCCGGCGCGGGCGTCGAGTGGCACGCCGTGCCGGGCGAGGCGGTGCGCGGCGGGCAGCCGCTGCTCACCCTGCACACCGACGAGCCGGCGCGCTTCGACCGGGCGCTCGAGGCGCTGCAGGGGGCGTACCTCGTCGCCCCGGAGGGCGCCCGCCCCGACCTGCTGCCGCTCGTCGTCGAGCGCGTGGCACCCTGA
- a CDS encoding ABC transporter permease gives MSTGTSATDERSPQQAPPGEGPAGLRGLRDAVLGGSALLTLLAVVLALVVGAVLIVFSDQEVLDTLGYLTARPSDFLSAAWDSVSGAYSALFQGAVVDLQADTTSAALRPITETLTLAAPLIAAGLAVALAFRAGLFNIGAEGQIVLGAVCAGYVGFAWDLPVVLHLVVALAAGLLGGAVWGGIVGVLKARTGAHEVITSIMLNYVARFLLAYLLTTAAFQRPGRSDPISPFVDGAAQLPRFLGEGFRLNLGFPLALAAAAGVWWLLHRSTVGFRFRAVGANASAARTAGISVERSYTGVMLVAGGLAGLAGTTLVLGNERYLTGGISGGIGFDAITVALLGRGSALGTVLAGLLFGGLRAGGVLMQARTGTPIDIVLVVQSLIVLFIAAPPLVRSIFRVRAAGASSIGQVSKGWS, from the coding sequence GTGAGCACCGGCACGAGCGCGACCGACGAGCGGTCGCCCCAGCAGGCCCCGCCGGGCGAGGGCCCCGCGGGGCTGCGCGGGCTCCGCGACGCGGTGCTGGGCGGGTCGGCCCTGCTCACGCTGCTGGCCGTGGTGCTCGCCCTCGTGGTCGGCGCGGTGCTCATCGTGTTCTCCGACCAGGAGGTCCTCGACACCCTGGGCTACCTCACCGCCCGCCCCTCGGACTTCCTGTCCGCTGCCTGGGACTCGGTGAGCGGGGCGTACTCCGCGCTCTTCCAGGGCGCCGTCGTCGACCTGCAGGCCGACACCACCTCCGCCGCCCTGCGCCCGATCACCGAGACGCTGACCCTGGCCGCGCCGCTCATCGCCGCCGGGCTCGCCGTGGCGCTGGCCTTCCGGGCCGGGCTGTTCAACATCGGCGCCGAGGGCCAGATCGTGCTCGGCGCCGTCTGCGCCGGCTACGTCGGCTTCGCCTGGGACCTGCCGGTGGTCCTGCACCTGGTCGTCGCGCTCGCCGCCGGCCTGCTCGGCGGCGCCGTCTGGGGCGGCATCGTCGGGGTGCTCAAGGCGCGCACCGGCGCGCACGAGGTCATCACCTCGATCATGCTCAACTACGTCGCGCGGTTCCTGCTCGCCTACCTGCTCACGACGGCGGCCTTCCAGCGCCCCGGCCGCAGCGACCCGATCAGCCCGTTCGTCGACGGGGCCGCGCAGCTGCCCCGCTTCCTCGGCGAGGGCTTCCGCCTCAACCTCGGCTTCCCGCTCGCGCTCGCCGCCGCGGCCGGGGTCTGGTGGCTGCTGCACCGCAGCACCGTGGGCTTCCGCTTCCGCGCGGTCGGCGCCAACGCGTCGGCGGCCCGCACCGCCGGCATCTCGGTCGAGCGGTCGTACACCGGGGTCATGCTCGTGGCCGGCGGGCTCGCCGGGCTCGCCGGCACCACGCTGGTGCTCGGCAACGAGCGCTACCTCACCGGCGGCATCTCCGGGGGCATCGGGTTCGACGCCATCACCGTCGCCCTCCTCGGGCGCGGCTCCGCCCTCGGCACCGTCCTCGCCGGCCTGCTCTTCGGCGGCCTGCGCGCGGGCGGCGTCCTCATGCAGGCCCGCACCGGCACGCCCATCGACATCGTCCTCGTCGTCCAGTCGCTCATCGTCCTGTTCATCGCCGCGCCCCCGCTGGTGCGGTCGATCTTCCGGGTGCGCGCGGCCGGGGCGTCGTCCATCGGCCAGGTCTCCAAGGGGTGGTCGTGA
- a CDS encoding ABC transporter ATP-binding protein codes for MAVIEVAGAQKAYRRGRGPSERALDGLDLLVEEGGVHGFLGPNGSGKTTTIRCLLGLVRADAGELRLLGRPVPEELPQVVGGVGALVETPLFFPAFSGRLNLRVLAETAGVPRARVEECLELVGLRDRADDAFKGYSLGMKQRLGIAAALLKRPRLLILDEPSNGLDPAGIREVRELVRRLGADGHSTVFLSSHLLAEVQQVCDHVSILARGRLVASGPVGEVLASRSTGDVRLRAPDPVAARAVLERAGYAVASLGDAWRVSGVPEPSVLTRLLAQEGQYVSELTPISADLESVFLELTGTGAEGQR; via the coding sequence GTGGCGGTCATCGAGGTGGCGGGGGCGCAGAAGGCGTACCGGCGGGGCCGGGGGCCCTCGGAGCGCGCGCTCGACGGGCTGGACCTCCTCGTGGAGGAGGGCGGCGTCCACGGCTTCCTGGGCCCCAACGGGTCCGGCAAGACGACGACGATCCGCTGCCTGCTCGGCCTGGTCCGCGCGGACGCGGGGGAGCTGCGCCTGCTCGGGCGCCCGGTGCCCGAGGAGCTCCCGCAGGTCGTGGGCGGCGTCGGCGCGCTCGTCGAGACGCCGCTGTTCTTCCCGGCGTTCTCCGGGCGGCTCAACCTGCGGGTGCTGGCCGAGACGGCCGGGGTGCCCCGGGCCCGGGTCGAGGAGTGCCTCGAGCTGGTCGGGCTGCGCGACCGCGCGGACGACGCGTTCAAGGGCTACAGCCTCGGCATGAAGCAGCGGCTGGGCATCGCCGCGGCCCTGCTCAAGCGCCCGCGCCTGCTCATCCTCGACGAGCCGAGCAACGGCCTGGACCCGGCGGGCATCCGCGAGGTCCGCGAGCTCGTGCGCCGGCTCGGCGCCGACGGGCACTCGACGGTGTTCCTCTCCAGCCACCTGCTCGCCGAGGTGCAGCAGGTGTGCGACCACGTGAGCATCCTCGCCCGGGGGCGCCTCGTGGCGTCCGGCCCGGTGGGCGAGGTCCTGGCGAGCCGGTCGACGGGGGACGTGCGGCTGCGCGCCCCCGACCCGGTCGCCGCCCGGGCGGTCCTCGAGCGGGCGGGGTACGCCGTCGCGTCGCTCGGTGACGCCTGGCGGGTGTCCGGGGTGCCGGAGCCGTCCGTGCTGACCCGCCTGCTCGCGCAGGAGGGGCAGTACGTCAGCGAGCTGACCCCGATCAGCGCCGACCTGGAGAGCGTCTTCCTGGAGCTGACCGGCACGGGTGCGGAGGGGCAGCGATGA
- a CDS encoding ABC transporter ATP-binding protein, which yields MKLELRGITKRFGALVANDHIDLTVEPGEIHCLLGENGAGKSTLMNVLYGLHQPDEGEIVLDGQPVRFAGPGDAMAAGIGMVHQHFMLVPVFTVAENVMLGHEPTRGALLDRAAARRQVEELSRRFGFDVDPDALVEDLPVGVQQRVEIIKALVRDARVLILDEPTAVLTPQETDELIAIMRQLRDAGTSIVFITHKLREVRAVADRISVIRRGAVVGTASPRSDETELASLMVGREVSLTVAKEPAAPGGVVLSVRDLTVVDERGHTAVDRVSFDVHGGEVLALAGVQGNGQTELTEALVGLQPKVAGSVRLDGAELAGRPPRVVLDAGVGYVPEDREHDGVIGTFSVAENLVLDQHDREPYGTRLALRPAAVRREARRLVEEFDVRTQSVQTPVGTLSGGNKQKVVLARELSRPLRLFIAAQPTRGLDVGSIEFVHRRVVHERDVGTAVVLVSTELDEVLALADRIAVMYRGRLVGIVGPDTPRDALGLMMAGVPEDEALRTAARTSTSTTGSGAGSGTAGGAL from the coding sequence TTCGGCGCGCTGGTGGCCAACGACCACATCGACCTGACCGTCGAGCCCGGTGAGATCCACTGCCTGCTCGGCGAGAACGGCGCCGGCAAGAGCACGCTCATGAACGTCCTCTACGGGCTGCACCAGCCCGACGAGGGCGAGATCGTGCTCGACGGGCAGCCGGTCCGCTTCGCCGGCCCCGGGGACGCCATGGCCGCGGGCATCGGCATGGTGCACCAGCACTTCATGCTCGTGCCCGTCTTCACCGTCGCCGAGAACGTCATGCTCGGCCACGAGCCGACGCGCGGCGCCCTCCTCGACCGGGCGGCCGCGCGCCGGCAGGTCGAGGAGCTCTCCCGCCGGTTCGGCTTCGACGTCGACCCCGACGCGCTCGTGGAGGACCTGCCCGTCGGCGTCCAGCAGCGCGTGGAGATCATCAAGGCGCTCGTGCGCGACGCGCGGGTGCTCATCCTCGACGAGCCGACCGCGGTGCTCACCCCGCAGGAGACCGACGAGCTCATCGCGATCATGCGCCAGCTGCGCGACGCGGGCACGTCCATCGTCTTCATCACCCACAAGCTGCGCGAGGTCCGCGCGGTCGCCGACCGGATCAGCGTCATCCGGCGCGGCGCGGTCGTCGGTACCGCGTCCCCGCGGAGCGACGAGACCGAGCTCGCCTCGCTCATGGTCGGGCGCGAGGTGAGCCTCACCGTCGCCAAGGAGCCCGCGGCCCCGGGCGGGGTCGTGCTCTCCGTGCGCGACCTCACCGTCGTCGACGAGCGCGGGCACACCGCCGTCGACCGGGTCTCCTTCGACGTGCACGGGGGCGAGGTCCTCGCCCTGGCCGGGGTGCAGGGCAACGGGCAGACCGAGCTCACCGAGGCGCTCGTGGGCCTGCAGCCGAAGGTGGCCGGCTCGGTCCGGCTCGACGGCGCGGAGCTCGCGGGGCGCCCGCCGCGCGTGGTGCTCGACGCGGGCGTCGGCTACGTGCCGGAGGACCGCGAGCACGACGGCGTCATCGGCACCTTCAGCGTCGCCGAGAACCTCGTGCTCGACCAGCACGACCGGGAGCCGTACGGCACGCGGCTCGCCCTGCGGCCCGCCGCCGTGCGCCGCGAGGCCCGGCGCCTCGTCGAGGAGTTCGACGTGCGCACCCAGAGCGTGCAGACGCCGGTCGGCACCCTCTCCGGCGGCAACAAGCAGAAGGTGGTGCTGGCGCGCGAGCTGTCGCGCCCGCTGCGGCTGTTCATCGCCGCGCAGCCGACCCGCGGCCTCGACGTCGGCTCCATCGAGTTCGTCCACCGGCGGGTCGTCCACGAGCGCGACGTCGGCACGGCGGTCGTCCTCGTGAGCACCGAGCTCGACGAGGTCCTCGCCCTCGCCGACCGGATCGCGGTCATGTACCGCGGCCGCCTCGTCGGCATCGTCGGCCCCGACACCCCGCGCGACGCCCTCGGGCTCATGATGGCCGGCGTCCCCGAGGACGAGGCCCTGCGCACCGCGGCCCGCACGAGCACGTCCACGACCGGGAGCGGCGCCGGGTCCGGCACCGCGGGAGGAGCGCTGTGA
- a CDS encoding uridine kinase family protein, whose translation MEPRRVVLLTGPSGCGKSRLARASGLPVLNLDDFYKDGDDPTLPVDEDLGIADWDDPRSWDGARAVAALEALLRDGAVEVPVYDIAHDRATSHREFSLGGARTLVAEGIFAAEVVGACRERGLLADALVVRRAPWKNFLRRLARDLAERRKGPAVLVRRGLALMREEPAVVARQVALGCRACSAEETLRTLRSYA comes from the coding sequence GTGGAACCCCGCCGCGTCGTGCTGCTCACCGGCCCCTCCGGCTGCGGCAAGTCCCGCCTCGCCCGCGCCAGCGGCCTGCCGGTGCTGAACCTCGACGACTTCTACAAGGACGGCGACGACCCGACGCTGCCCGTCGACGAGGACCTCGGCATCGCCGACTGGGACGACCCCCGCTCCTGGGACGGAGCCCGCGCCGTCGCCGCGCTCGAGGCCCTGCTGCGCGACGGCGCGGTCGAGGTGCCGGTGTACGACATCGCCCACGACCGCGCGACCTCGCACCGGGAGTTCTCCCTCGGCGGGGCGCGCACCCTCGTCGCCGAGGGCATCTTCGCCGCCGAGGTCGTCGGCGCGTGCCGGGAGCGGGGCCTGCTCGCCGACGCCCTCGTGGTCCGCCGCGCCCCGTGGAAGAACTTCCTGCGCCGCCTCGCCCGCGACCTCGCCGAGCGCCGCAAGGGCCCCGCCGTCCTCGTGCGCCGCGGCCTCGCCCTCATGCGCGAGGAGCCCGCCGTCGTCGCCCGCCAGGTCGCCCTCGGCTGCCGCGCCTGCAGCGCCGAGGAGACCCTGCGCACCCTGCGCTCGTACGCCTGA